ACCCGGTCAAGGCGGCCGTGCACCGCCGGATGGCCGAACCCGGCTCCGGCTCCTAGTCCTCTGTGGACGACTGGAGCACCAGGGCGCGGTGTGTCGCCCGGTGACCCACTGACACGCGGCTCGGCGTCCGCCCGGCCACTCCGGTGCGTCACCGTGCAGCGAGTCGCCACCGCGGGGTTAGCCGGCCGCGCCGGGTGGAACACGAGGGGCATGAAGGTCGTGGTCACCGGCGCGTCCGGGAACATCGGGACCGCCCTGCTGCGCGCCGCGGCACGCCGGGCGGACTGGCAGATCGTCGGGCTGGCGCGGCGCGTGCCGGACGGCCCGCCCTACGACACCGCCGGCTGGGTCGCCTGCGACCTGGACTCCGACGACGCCCCGGACGTCCTGCCCAAGGTCTTCGCGGGCGCGGACGCCGTGGTCCACCTGGCCTGGGCGATCCATCCCGGCTCCGACGAGCCGCCCCGCCACCGGACCAACATCGACGGCTCCCAGGAGGTCCTGGCCGCCGTCGCCGCAGCCGGGGTGCCGCACCTGGTGTGCGCGTCCTCCGTCGCCGCCTACACCCCGGCGCCGCGCTGGACCCGGATCGACGAGGACTGGCCGCGCACCGGCGTACCGGGCAGCGCCTACAGCCGGGACAAGGCCCGGCTGGAACGGCTCGTCGAGGTGTTCGCGCGGCAGCGCCCGGACACCCGGGTCGCGGTGTTCCGGCCGTGCGCGGTGGCCCAGTACGACGCGGGTTCGCAGCTCACGCGCTGGACGCTCAGCCCGCTGCTGCCGGCCGGTCTGATCGGCAACCGGTGGCTGCCGGTGCCGCTGTGGAACGGCCTGCGCGCGCAGGTGGTGCACTCCGACGACGTGGCCGAGGCCATCTGCCTCATGCTGGAACGCCGCGCGGAGGGCGCGTTCAACCTCGCCTCCGA
The sequence above is a segment of the Amycolatopsis viridis genome. Coding sequences within it:
- a CDS encoding NAD-dependent epimerase/dehydratase family protein, encoding MKVVVTGASGNIGTALLRAAARRADWQIVGLARRVPDGPPYDTAGWVACDLDSDDAPDVLPKVFAGADAVVHLAWAIHPGSDEPPRHRTNIDGSQEVLAAVAAAGVPHLVCASSVAAYTPAPRWTRIDEDWPRTGVPGSAYSRDKARLERLVEVFARQRPDTRVAVFRPCAVAQYDAGSQLTRWTLSPLLPAGLIGNRWLPVPLWNGLRAQVVHSDDVAEAICLMLERRAEGAFNLASEPVLGVHDLAELFGGFRVPVPRRLVTGAALPTWRLGLQPMHPGWLALADQAPLMDTTRAHAHLDWQPRYDSQEAMAELVAGIRDGAGTASGPLAPEGAEPWLSRLAGIRLGRPSRQTQA